In Cupriavidus basilensis, one genomic interval encodes:
- the asd gene encoding aspartate-semialdehyde dehydrogenase translates to MIVGLVGWRGMVGSVLMQRMQEERDFDHIEPVFFSTSNAGGQAPAMAKNETRLKDANDIEALKKCDVVLTAQGGDYTNEIFPQLRAAGWKGYWIDAASSLRMKDDAIIVLDPVNLGVIKDALTKGVKNFIGGNCTVSCMMMGLGGLFQHDLIDWMTSMTYQAASGGGAQHMRELLTQFGTLNASVKSLLDNPASAILEIDRTILATQHGLSADETKQFGVPLAGNLIPWIDKDLGNGVSKEEWKAGAETNKILGRGEGFLGATGAAPIAVDGLCVRIGAMRCHSQALTIKLRRDVPLDEIEAMLAENNQWAKVVPNTREASMTDLTPAAVTGTLTIPVGRLRKMQMGGEYLSAFTVGDQLLWGAAEPLRRMLRILIEA, encoded by the coding sequence ATGATTGTAGGTCTCGTCGGCTGGCGAGGAATGGTCGGCAGCGTCCTGATGCAACGCATGCAGGAAGAGCGCGATTTCGACCATATCGAGCCCGTATTCTTCAGCACGTCCAACGCTGGCGGCCAGGCTCCGGCCATGGCCAAGAATGAAACCAGGCTCAAGGACGCGAACGACATCGAAGCGCTGAAGAAGTGCGACGTTGTCCTCACCGCCCAGGGCGGTGACTACACCAACGAGATTTTCCCGCAGCTGCGCGCAGCTGGCTGGAAGGGCTACTGGATCGACGCGGCGTCCTCGCTGCGGATGAAGGACGATGCCATCATCGTGCTGGATCCGGTCAACCTTGGTGTCATCAAGGACGCGCTCACGAAGGGCGTCAAGAATTTCATCGGCGGCAACTGCACGGTCAGCTGCATGATGATGGGCCTGGGCGGCCTGTTCCAGCACGACCTGATCGACTGGATGACGTCCATGACCTACCAGGCTGCTTCTGGCGGTGGCGCGCAGCACATGCGCGAGCTGCTGACGCAGTTCGGCACGCTCAACGCGTCGGTCAAGTCGCTGCTGGATAACCCGGCATCGGCCATCCTGGAAATCGACCGCACCATCCTTGCAACCCAGCACGGCCTGTCCGCTGACGAAACCAAGCAGTTCGGCGTGCCACTTGCTGGCAACCTGATTCCCTGGATCGACAAGGACCTGGGCAACGGCGTGTCGAAGGAAGAATGGAAGGCCGGTGCCGAGACCAACAAGATCCTCGGTCGCGGCGAAGGCTTCCTGGGTGCGACCGGCGCTGCGCCGATCGCCGTGGACGGCCTGTGCGTGCGCATCGGCGCCATGCGCTGCCATTCGCAGGCGCTGACCATCAAGCTGCGCCGCGACGTGCCGCTCGATGAGATCGAAGCCATGCTGGCTGAGAACAACCAGTGGGCCAAGGTGGTGCCGAATACCCGTGAGGCCAGCATGACCGACCTCACGCCGGCTGCCGTGACCGGCACCCTGACCATTCCGGTCGGACGCCTGCGCAAGATGCAGATGGGTGGGGAATACCTCTCGGCCTTCACCGTTGGCGACCAGCTGCTGTGGGGCGCCGCCGAGCCTCTGCGCCGTATGCTGCGCATCCTGATCGAAGCCTGA
- the leuB gene encoding 3-isopropylmalate dehydrogenase, giving the protein MKIAVLPGDGIGPEIIAEAVKVLNALDEKFEMETAPVGGAGYEASGHPLPDATLKLAQQADAILFGAVGDWKYDKLDRPLRPEQAILGLRKHLQLFANFRPAICYPELTGASSLKPELVAGLDILIVRELNGDIYFGQPRGMREAPDGPFKGAREGFDTMRYSEPEIRRIAHVAFQAAAKRGKRLCSVDKANVLETFQFWKDVVIDVHKEYPEVELSHMYVDNAAMQLIKAPKSFDVIVTGNMFGDILSDEAAMLTGSIGMLPSASLDANNKGLYEPSHGSAPDIAGKGVANPLATILSAAMMLRFSLNRAEQADRIENAVKKVLAQGYRTGDILTPGCKQVGTREMGAAVLAAL; this is encoded by the coding sequence ATGAAAATCGCAGTCCTGCCGGGTGACGGCATCGGTCCCGAGATCATCGCGGAGGCCGTCAAGGTCTTGAACGCGCTCGACGAAAAATTCGAGATGGAAACCGCCCCGGTGGGCGGCGCCGGCTACGAGGCCAGCGGCCATCCGCTGCCCGACGCCACGCTCAAGCTGGCCCAGCAAGCCGACGCCATCCTGTTCGGCGCCGTGGGCGACTGGAAGTACGACAAGCTGGATCGCCCGCTGCGTCCCGAGCAGGCCATCCTCGGCCTGCGCAAGCACCTGCAGCTGTTCGCCAACTTCCGTCCGGCGATCTGCTATCCGGAACTGACCGGTGCGTCCAGCCTGAAGCCCGAGCTGGTGGCCGGCCTGGACATCCTGATCGTGCGCGAGCTGAACGGCGACATCTACTTTGGCCAGCCGCGCGGCATGCGCGAAGCCCCGGACGGTCCTTTCAAGGGCGCACGCGAAGGCTTTGACACCATGCGCTACAGCGAGCCGGAAATCCGCCGCATCGCCCACGTGGCCTTCCAGGCCGCGGCCAAGCGCGGCAAGAGGCTGTGCAGCGTGGACAAGGCCAACGTGCTCGAGACTTTCCAGTTCTGGAAGGACGTCGTGATCGACGTGCACAAGGAATACCCGGAAGTCGAGCTGTCGCACATGTACGTGGACAACGCGGCCATGCAGCTGATCAAGGCGCCCAAGAGCTTCGACGTGATCGTCACCGGCAATATGTTCGGCGATATCCTGTCGGACGAGGCTGCCATGCTGACCGGCTCGATCGGCATGCTGCCGTCGGCTTCGCTGGACGCCAACAACAAGGGCCTGTACGAACCGTCGCACGGTTCCGCTCCGGATATCGCCGGCAAGGGCGTGGCCAATCCGCTGGCCACCATCCTGTCGGCCGCGATGATGCTGCGTTTCTCGCTGAACCGTGCCGAGCAGGCCGACCGCATCGAGAACGCCGTCAAGAAGGTGCTGGCCCAGGGCTATCGCACCGGCGACATCCTGACACCGGGCTGCAAGCAGGTCGGCACGCGTGAAATGGGCGCGGCCGTGCTCGCTGCACTGTAA
- the leuD gene encoding 3-isopropylmalate dehydratase small subunit, translating into MDKFTVHSGLTVPLDRENVDTDAIIPKQFLKSIKRTGFGPNLFDEWRYKDVGQPGQDNSLRPLNPDFVLNQPRYQGGSILLARRNFGCGSSREHAPWALTQYGFRAVIAPSFADIFFNNCYKNGLLPVVLTELQVDHIFNETNAFNGYKLTIDLDKQLVVTPGGNSYPFDIAPFRKYCMLNGFDDIGLSLRHADKIKAYEAERVARMPWLNNRVVG; encoded by the coding sequence ATGGACAAGTTCACTGTACACAGCGGGCTCACGGTGCCGCTGGACCGCGAGAACGTCGACACCGACGCCATCATCCCGAAGCAATTCCTCAAGTCGATCAAGCGCACCGGCTTTGGCCCGAACCTGTTCGACGAATGGCGCTACAAGGATGTGGGCCAGCCCGGGCAAGACAACAGCCTCCGCCCGCTGAACCCGGACTTCGTGCTCAACCAGCCGCGCTACCAGGGTGGCTCGATCCTGCTGGCCCGCCGCAACTTCGGCTGCGGCAGCTCGCGCGAGCACGCTCCCTGGGCGCTGACGCAATATGGCTTCCGCGCCGTGATCGCGCCGAGCTTTGCCGACATCTTCTTCAACAACTGCTACAAGAACGGCCTGCTGCCGGTGGTGCTGACCGAGTTGCAGGTCGACCATATCTTCAACGAGACCAATGCGTTCAATGGCTACAAGCTGACCATCGATCTCGATAAGCAACTGGTGGTCACGCCGGGCGGCAACAGCTATCCGTTCGACATCGCGCCATTCCGCAAGTACTGCATGCTCAACGGCTTTGACGATATCGGCCTGTCCCTGCGCCATGCCGACAAGATCAAGGCGTACGAGGCAGAGCGCGTGGCCAGGATGCCGTGGTTGAACAACCGCGTGGTCGGCTGA
- a CDS encoding entericidin A/B family lipoprotein, whose protein sequence is MKQALIVLLACLGMLQLAGCHTMAGLGKDTQAAGRSLESAARK, encoded by the coding sequence ATGAAACAAGCCCTGATTGTGTTGCTCGCATGCCTGGGCATGCTGCAACTGGCCGGCTGCCATACGATGGCCGGCCTTGGCAAGGACACACAGGCCGCAGGCCGCTCGCTCGAAAGCGCGGCAAGGAAGTAA
- the leuC gene encoding 3-isopropylmalate dehydratase large subunit, producing MAKTLYDKLWDDHTVHVEDDGTTMLYIDRHLLHEVTSPQAFEGLKLAQRPVWRISANLAVSDHNVPTTDRSQGIADPVSKLQVDTLDNNCDAYGITQFKMNDLRQGIVHVIGPEQGATLPGMTVVCGDSHTSTHGAFGALAHGIGTSEVEHVLATQTLLGKKAKNMLVRVEGKLPRGCTAKDIVLAVIGKIGTAGGTGYTIEFAGSAIRDLSMEGRMTVCNMAIEAGARAGLVAVDDVTLEYVKGRPFSPQGVEWEQAVAYWRTLHSDAGAHFDQVVELRAEEVRPQVTWGTSPEMVVSIEDRVPDPEKEKDPNKRNAMERALEYMGLQPNVPVDSIKIDKVFIGSCTNSRIEDMRAAAWVVQKLGRRVASNVKLAMVVPGSGLVKEQAEREGLDKVFKAAGFEWREPGCSMCLAMNADRLEAGERCASTSNRNFEGRQGAGGRTHLVSPAMAAAAAIEGHFVDIRQLS from the coding sequence ATGGCCAAGACGCTTTACGACAAACTTTGGGATGACCACACCGTGCACGTCGAAGATGACGGCACCACGATGCTGTACATCGATCGCCATCTGCTGCACGAAGTCACCAGCCCGCAGGCGTTCGAAGGCCTGAAGCTGGCGCAGCGCCCGGTCTGGCGCATCAGCGCCAACCTGGCCGTGTCGGACCACAACGTGCCGACCACGGATCGTAGCCAGGGCATTGCCGATCCGGTGTCGAAGCTGCAGGTGGATACGCTGGACAACAACTGCGACGCGTACGGCATCACCCAGTTCAAGATGAACGACCTGCGCCAGGGCATCGTGCACGTGATCGGGCCGGAGCAGGGCGCTACGCTGCCGGGCATGACGGTGGTCTGCGGCGATTCGCATACCAGCACGCACGGCGCGTTTGGCGCGCTGGCGCACGGCATCGGCACCTCCGAGGTGGAGCACGTGCTGGCCACGCAGACGCTGCTGGGCAAGAAGGCCAAGAACATGCTGGTGCGCGTGGAAGGCAAGCTGCCGCGCGGATGCACCGCCAAGGACATCGTGCTGGCCGTGATCGGCAAGATCGGCACCGCGGGCGGCACCGGCTACACCATCGAGTTCGCAGGCTCGGCCATTCGCGACCTGAGCATGGAAGGGCGCATGACGGTGTGCAACATGGCCATCGAGGCGGGCGCGCGCGCTGGCCTGGTGGCGGTGGACGATGTCACGCTCGAGTACGTCAAGGGCCGCCCGTTCTCGCCGCAGGGCGTGGAGTGGGAGCAGGCCGTAGCCTACTGGCGCACGCTGCATTCGGACGCCGGTGCGCATTTCGACCAGGTGGTCGAGCTGCGCGCGGAAGAGGTCCGTCCGCAGGTGACCTGGGGCACCTCGCCCGAGATGGTGGTCAGCATCGAGGACCGCGTGCCGGATCCCGAGAAGGAAAAAGACCCGAACAAGCGCAACGCCATGGAGCGCGCGCTCGAGTACATGGGCCTGCAGCCCAACGTGCCAGTGGACAGCATCAAGATCGACAAGGTCTTTATCGGTTCCTGCACCAACTCCCGCATCGAAGACATGCGTGCCGCTGCGTGGGTCGTGCAGAAACTGGGACGGCGCGTGGCTTCCAACGTGAAGCTGGCGATGGTGGTGCCGGGCTCGGGCCTGGTCAAGGAGCAGGCCGAGCGTGAAGGGCTGGACAAGGTCTTCAAGGCGGCGGGTTTTGAATGGCGCGAGCCGGGCTGCTCGATGTGCCTGGCCATGAACGCCGACCGCCTGGAAGCGGGCGAGCGCTGCGCGTCGACTTCGAACCGCAACTTCGAAGGGCGCCAGGGCGCGGGTGGCCGCACTCACCTGGTGAGCCCGGCGATGGCCGCCGCGGCCGCCATCGAAGGCCACTTCGTCGATATCCGCCAGCTCAGCTAA